In the genome of Pseudomonas sp. LBUM920, one region contains:
- a CDS encoding cytochrome c5 family protein translates to MRRIALLLAVLGLLTACDDTPKHPPERATAATAMPADPALAQVYDTSCKLCHANPASGAPLTADKAAWNPRIAQGTDTLLDHSINGYNGMPPMGLCMQCSEAQFVALISFMAGVERQQ, encoded by the coding sequence ATGCGCCGCATTGCCTTATTGTTGGCCGTCCTCGGCCTGCTCACCGCCTGTGACGACACGCCCAAACATCCCCCCGAACGCGCCACTGCGGCCACTGCGATGCCGGCTGACCCGGCGTTGGCCCAGGTCTACGACACCAGTTGCAAGCTGTGCCACGCAAACCCTGCGTCCGGCGCGCCGCTGACCGCTGACAAGGCTGCGTGGAACCCGCGCATTGCCCAAGGCACCGACACGCTGCTCGACCACAGCATCAACGGCTACAACGGCATGCCGCCGATGGGCCTGTGCATGCAGTGCTCCGAGGCGCAGTTTGTGGCGCTGATCAGCTTTATGGCCGGTGTTGAACGCCAACAATAA
- a CDS encoding DNA polymerase Y family protein, producing the protein MRWVCIVFPQLALDGVQRVHPEPDQPLVLLAGTPQRRVLQTVNAAARALGLRPGQSLTAAHALAKTFASAEYDPAEIERWQQFLAAWAYRFSSQVSVYYPRALLFEIESSLGLFGPWAQFEARLRNELTALGFRHRIVAAPNPAAARVLANIYDGLAVADDHALHQALAPLPVDRSGLDPQAATALSRMGLRTLAQVQALPRHTLARRFDAGLLKHLDALSGQRPLPLAFYQPPDQFDARIELNFDVQSHQALLFPLRRLTGDLSAFLCGRDSGVQRFDLHLEHAQAPDSVIKVGLLSAEREPAMLFELARGRLEQVQVTSPVRGFRLVAQDLPVFVPQRQDLFDDRPQQTLPWEQLRERLRARLGDEAVQGLRFHADHRPECAWQAAADSRACPTLNKVQRPGWLLHEPTLLAEQGVQILMGPERIESGWWDGADIRRDYYLIQTRAGQQGWAYRSVGQSDGLWLQGWFA; encoded by the coding sequence ATGCGCTGGGTGTGTATTGTCTTCCCGCAATTGGCGCTGGACGGGGTGCAGCGTGTGCATCCCGAGCCCGACCAGCCGCTGGTGTTGCTGGCTGGTACGCCGCAGCGTCGCGTGTTGCAAACCGTCAATGCCGCCGCCCGCGCGTTGGGCCTGCGCCCCGGTCAATCGCTGACGGCTGCGCATGCGCTGGCCAAGACCTTCGCCAGCGCCGAATACGACCCCGCAGAAATCGAGCGCTGGCAGCAGTTTCTGGCGGCCTGGGCTTACCGTTTCAGTTCCCAGGTCAGTGTGTATTACCCGCGCGCCTTGCTGTTCGAGATCGAATCGAGCCTGGGGCTGTTCGGGCCGTGGGCGCAGTTCGAGGCGCGGTTGCGCAACGAGCTGACAGCGTTGGGGTTTCGCCACCGTATCGTCGCCGCGCCCAATCCGGCGGCGGCGCGGGTGCTGGCCAATATCTACGATGGCCTGGCCGTGGCCGATGATCACGCGCTGCACCAAGCCCTGGCGCCATTGCCTGTCGACCGTTCAGGCCTCGACCCGCAGGCCGCCACCGCCTTGTCACGCATGGGCCTGCGCACGCTGGCCCAGGTGCAGGCGTTGCCCCGCCACACGCTGGCGCGACGCTTTGATGCCGGCTTGCTCAAGCACCTGGATGCGTTGAGCGGGCAGCGGCCGCTGCCACTGGCGTTCTATCAGCCACCGGACCAGTTCGATGCACGCATCGAGCTGAATTTCGATGTGCAATCCCACCAGGCCTTACTGTTTCCGTTGCGCCGCCTGACCGGAGACCTGTCGGCCTTCCTTTGCGGTCGCGACAGCGGCGTGCAGCGTTTCGACCTGCACCTGGAACACGCCCAGGCGCCTGACAGCGTGATCAAGGTCGGCCTGCTCAGCGCCGAGCGCGAACCGGCGATGCTGTTCGAACTGGCCCGCGGCCGTCTGGAGCAGGTGCAAGTCACCTCGCCGGTACGCGGCTTTCGCCTGGTCGCCCAAGACCTGCCGGTGTTCGTGCCGCAACGCCAGGACTTGTTCGACGACCGCCCGCAACAGACGTTGCCCTGGGAGCAACTGCGCGAACGCTTGCGCGCACGCCTGGGCGATGAGGCTGTGCAAGGCCTGCGCTTTCATGCCGACCACCGCCCCGAATGCGCCTGGCAAGCCGCCGCCGATAGCCGCGCGTGCCCCACTTTGAACAAGGTGCAGCGCCCGGGTTGGTTGCTGCACGAGCCGACCTTGCTGGCCGAGCAGGGCGTACAGATTCTGATGGGCCCGGAACGCATCGAATCCGGTTGGTGGGATGGCGCCGATATTCGCCGCGACTATTACTTGATCCAGACCCGCGCCGGGCAGCAAGGCTGGGCCTATCGCTCCGTCGGGCAAAGCGATGGGCTGTGGCTGCAAGGCTGGTTTGCATGA
- a CDS encoding error-prone DNA polymerase yields MAARLVCMSYAELHCLSNFSFQRGASSALELFERAKRQGYSALAITDECTLSGIVRAWQAAKAVDMPLIIGSEVRIENGPKLVLLVEDLSGYQHLCRLITLARRRAEKGRYRLLQEDFDQPLPGLLALWVADDSDTQASIQWLRRTFADRLWLAVHLHCGQNDARHLEQRLALAASLHIKAVACGDVHMHARGRRALQDTMTAIRHHVTVADAGTRLHPNGERHLRSLDALGALYPHALLDETLAIARRCTFDLSQLRYHYPRELVPAGQNATSWLRQLTEEGIAQRWPQGVDAKTLQQINHELALISELGYESYFLTVHDIVRFARSRSILCQGRGSAANSAVCFALGITEINPSLMNMLFERFLSKERNEPPDIDVDFEHERREEVLQYVFQRYGRTRAALTAVVSSYHAAGAVRDVAKALGLPPDQINALAECCGRWSDDAPPLERLREGGFDPQSPILRRVLTLTQQLIGFPRHLSQHPGGFVISEYPLDTLVPVENAAMAERTIIQWDKDDLDAVGLLKVDILALGMLSAIRRCFDLLRRHRNQDLALATIPKEDAATYAMISKADTIGVFQIESRAQMSMLPRLKPQKFYDLVIEVAIVRPGPIQGGMVHPYLRRRNNEEPTTYPSPQLKAVLERTLGVPLFQEQVMQIAMVAADYGPGEADQLRRSMAAWKRHGGLEPHQARLRAGMLKNGYSEAFAAQIFEQIKGFGSYGFPESHAASFALLTYASCWLKCHEPAAFACALINSWPMGFYSPDQILQDARRHRLQIRPVDVLASDWDCSLEPIDGQQPAIRMGLRMISGFREEDARRIEAARQRGTFSDIADLDERAGLDARAQALLADSGALRALAGNRHKARWEVAGVHKQLGLFAGLPSPDEAAVVLPAPTVGEDLQADYATVGTTLGPHPLALLRDELRKRRCRSSLELMAVAHGRNVSVAGLVTGRQRPGTASGVTFVTLEDEFGNLNVVVWRDLAERQRQALVGSRLLKVDGRWEAVGEIRHLIAGRLTDLTPLLDGINVRSRDFH; encoded by the coding sequence GTGGCTGCAAGGCTGGTTTGCATGAGCTACGCCGAGCTGCATTGCCTGTCCAATTTCAGTTTTCAGCGCGGCGCGTCGAGTGCGCTGGAGTTGTTCGAGCGCGCCAAGCGCCAAGGCTACAGCGCCTTGGCGATCACCGACGAATGCACCTTGTCGGGCATTGTGCGCGCCTGGCAAGCGGCGAAGGCGGTGGACATGCCGCTGATTATCGGCAGCGAGGTGCGCATCGAGAATGGCCCCAAACTGGTGTTGCTGGTTGAAGACCTCAGTGGCTACCAGCACTTGTGCCGACTGATCACCCTGGCCCGACGCCGCGCCGAGAAAGGCCGCTATCGCCTGCTGCAGGAAGACTTCGACCAGCCTCTGCCCGGCCTGCTGGCGCTGTGGGTTGCTGACGACAGCGACACCCAGGCCTCGATCCAGTGGCTGCGCCGTACCTTCGCCGATCGCCTGTGGCTGGCGGTGCATCTGCATTGCGGCCAGAACGATGCGCGCCACCTGGAACAGCGCCTGGCCCTGGCCGCCAGCCTGCACATCAAGGCGGTGGCCTGCGGCGATGTGCACATGCATGCGCGCGGTCGCCGCGCCCTGCAAGACACCATGACCGCTATCCGTCATCACGTCACGGTGGCCGACGCCGGCACACGCCTGCACCCCAATGGCGAGCGGCATCTGCGCAGCCTCGACGCCCTCGGCGCGCTGTACCCGCACGCCTTGCTGGATGAAACCCTGGCCATCGCACGGCGCTGCACGTTCGACCTCAGCCAATTGCGCTACCACTACCCGCGCGAGTTGGTACCCGCCGGCCAAAACGCGACATCCTGGTTGCGCCAGCTCACCGAAGAAGGCATTGCCCAGCGCTGGCCGCAGGGTGTCGATGCCAAAACCTTGCAGCAGATCAACCATGAGTTGGCGCTGATCAGCGAGCTGGGTTACGAAAGTTATTTCCTCACCGTGCACGACATTGTGCGCTTTGCCCGCAGCCGTTCGATCCTGTGCCAGGGCCGGGGCTCGGCGGCCAACTCGGCGGTGTGTTTTGCCTTGGGCATCACCGAGATCAACCCGAGCCTGATGAACATGCTGTTCGAACGCTTCCTGTCCAAGGAGCGCAACGAGCCGCCGGATATCGACGTCGACTTCGAACATGAACGCCGCGAAGAAGTGCTGCAGTACGTGTTCCAGCGCTATGGGCGCACCCGCGCGGCCTTGACGGCGGTGGTCAGCAGCTACCACGCGGCCGGCGCGGTGCGCGATGTGGCCAAGGCCCTCGGCTTACCGCCGGACCAGATCAACGCCCTGGCCGAATGCTGTGGGCGCTGGAGCGACGATGCGCCGCCCCTGGAGCGCTTGCGCGAAGGCGGCTTCGACCCGCAAAGCCCGATCCTGCGCCGGGTGCTCACGCTGACGCAGCAGTTGATCGGCTTCCCCCGGCACTTGTCCCAGCACCCTGGCGGCTTCGTGATTTCCGAATACCCGCTGGACACGCTGGTGCCGGTGGAAAACGCCGCCATGGCCGAGCGCACCATCATCCAGTGGGACAAGGACGACCTCGACGCCGTTGGCCTGCTCAAGGTGGATATTCTGGCCCTGGGCATGCTCAGCGCGATCCGTCGCTGCTTCGATTTACTGCGCCGGCATCGCAACCAGGACCTGGCGCTGGCGACGATTCCCAAGGAGGACGCCGCCACCTACGCGATGATCAGCAAGGCCGACACCATTGGCGTGTTCCAGATCGAGTCGCGCGCACAAATGTCGATGCTGCCCAGGCTCAAGCCGCAAAAATTCTATGACTTGGTGATCGAGGTCGCCATCGTGCGGCCGGGCCCGATCCAGGGCGGCATGGTGCACCCATACCTGCGCAGGCGTAATAACGAAGAGCCGACGACGTATCCCTCACCGCAACTCAAGGCGGTGCTGGAGCGCACCTTGGGCGTGCCACTGTTTCAGGAACAAGTGATGCAGATCGCCATGGTCGCCGCCGACTATGGCCCCGGCGAGGCCGACCAGCTGCGCCGCTCGATGGCCGCCTGGAAACGCCATGGCGGGCTTGAGCCGCATCAGGCACGCCTGCGCGCCGGCATGCTCAAGAACGGCTACAGCGAGGCATTTGCCGCGCAAATCTTCGAACAGATCAAAGGCTTTGGCAGCTATGGTTTTCCCGAGTCCCACGCGGCCAGTTTTGCCTTGCTGACCTACGCCAGTTGTTGGCTCAAATGCCATGAGCCGGCGGCCTTTGCCTGTGCACTGATCAACAGCTGGCCCATGGGCTTCTACAGCCCGGACCAGATCCTGCAGGATGCGCGGCGTCATCGCTTGCAGATCCGCCCGGTCGATGTGCTGGCCAGTGACTGGGATTGCAGCCTGGAACCTATCGACGGCCAGCAACCGGCGATCCGCATGGGCTTGCGCATGATCTCGGGGTTTCGCGAGGAAGACGCGCGGCGCATCGAAGCGGCCCGCCAGCGCGGTACGTTCAGCGACATTGCCGACCTGGACGAACGCGCCGGGCTGGATGCGCGCGCCCAGGCATTGCTGGCGGACTCGGGCGCCTTGCGCGCGTTGGCCGGCAACCGGCACAAGGCGCGCTGGGAAGTGGCCGGAGTGCATAAACAGCTGGGGCTGTTCGCTGGCCTGCCCAGCCCCGACGAAGCGGCGGTGGTGCTGCCGGCACCAACGGTTGGCGAAGACCTGCAGGCCGACTACGCCACGGTCGGCACTACCCTTGGCCCGCATCCCTTGGCGTTGCTGCGTGATGAACTGCGTAAACGCCGCTGTCGCAGTTCCCTCGAGCTGATGGCGGTTGCGCATGGGCGCAACGTCAGCGTCGCGGGGCTGGTCACCGGCCGGCAACGCCCGGGCACCGCCAGCGGGGTTACTTTCGTCACCCTGGAGGATGAGTTCGGCAACCTCAATGTGGTGGTCTGGCGTGACTTGGCCGAGCGTCAGCGTCAGGCGTTGGTCGGTTCGCGCCTGTTGAAAGTCGACGGGCGCTGGGAGGCGGTAGGCGAGATACGGCACTTGATTGCCGGGCGCCTGACCGACCTGACGCCGCTGCTGGATGGGATTAATGTGCGCAGCCGGGATTTTCATTGA
- a CDS encoding DSD1 family PLP-dependent enzyme produces MRPSDRGGPYSEYFRSLNNELKAHGPMRPVMLIDLDRLDHNIDVVMQSVGRGGKHLRLVEKSLPSPGLLAYIAKRAGTQRLMSFHQPFLNHDAQVFPEADILMGKPLPVRSAEVFYHTHKGPFEPARQLQWLLDTPERLQQYLALAQGLGTRMRVNIELDVGLHRGGVSDNAVLAQMLRLIGAHPQHLAFSGFMGYDPFVGMGVPGILGSPQALFEHVMQRYDGYVDFTRRQFAGLWGEGLTLNTAGSPSYRMHEQERTSSEVSVGTALLKPTHYDLPSLSEHVPAAFIATPVLKSTGQVTIPALEGTSRVFSWWDPNQRETFFIYGGNWMAEFESPSGLQSNGLYGRSSNQEMVNGSPAVGLRVEDQVFLRPTQSEYVLLQFGDLLAVRGAKIVETWPVYG; encoded by the coding sequence CTGCGCCCGAGTGATCGCGGCGGCCCGTACAGCGAGTATTTCCGCAGCCTGAATAATGAGCTCAAGGCGCATGGGCCGATGCGTCCGGTGATGCTGATTGACCTGGACCGCCTGGATCACAATATCGATGTGGTGATGCAGTCTGTGGGCCGTGGTGGCAAGCACTTGCGGCTGGTGGAGAAATCGCTGCCGTCGCCGGGGTTGCTGGCCTACATCGCCAAACGTGCGGGTACGCAGCGGTTGATGTCGTTTCATCAGCCGTTTCTGAATCACGATGCCCAGGTGTTTCCCGAGGCGGATATCTTGATGGGCAAGCCGCTGCCAGTGCGTTCGGCCGAGGTGTTTTATCACACCCATAAAGGCCCGTTCGAGCCCGCTCGGCAGTTGCAGTGGTTGTTGGATACGCCCGAGCGGCTGCAGCAATACCTGGCGCTGGCCCAGGGGTTGGGCACGCGCATGCGGGTGAATATCGAATTGGACGTGGGCCTGCATCGCGGCGGGGTCAGTGATAACGCGGTGCTGGCGCAGATGCTCAGGTTGATCGGTGCTCATCCGCAGCATTTGGCGTTTTCCGGGTTCATGGGCTATGACCCGTTCGTGGGGATGGGCGTGCCGGGCATTCTCGGCTCGCCCCAGGCGCTGTTCGAGCACGTGATGCAGCGTTATGACGGGTATGTCGATTTTACGCGTCGGCAATTTGCCGGGTTATGGGGCGAAGGGCTGACATTGAATACGGCGGGCAGCCCCAGTTATCGCATGCATGAGCAGGAACGCACCAGCAGCGAGGTGTCGGTGGGCACGGCGTTGCTCAAGCCCACCCATTACGATCTGCCGTCGCTGAGTGAGCATGTGCCGGCCGCGTTTATCGCTACGCCGGTATTGAAAAGCACCGGTCAGGTGACGATTCCGGCGTTGGAGGGGACGTCGCGGGTGTTTTCGTGGTGGGACCCGAATCAGCGCGAGACCTTCTTTATATATGGCGGTAACTGGATGGCGGAGTTTGAGTCGCCCTCGGGGCTGCAAAGCAATGGATTGTATGGGCGCAGTTCGAACCAGGAGATGGTTAACGGTTCGCCTGCGGTGGGGTTGAGGGTTGAGGATCAGGTGTTTTTGCGGCCCACGCAGAGTGAGTATGTGCTGTTGCAGTTTGGGGATCTGCTGGCGGTGCGCGGCGCAAAGATAGTGGAGACTTGGCCGGTTTATGGCTGA
- the imuA gene encoding translesion DNA synthesis-associated protein ImuA: MGAVVALDSLFNGGRVWKGRPVAPPASVHPTGLAALDAVLPSGGWPEAALSEILMAKEGVGELQLVLPTLARLSTAGERIVLVAPPYTPYPHAWQNAGVDLRQLSVIQAEERDTLWAVEQCLRSGSCGAVLCWPRKADDRALRRLQVAAETGQTLAFAWRSLHEAINASPAALRLAVEAKPAQVRVLKCRGGLAHPAPIALAGH, translated from the coding sequence ATGGGCGCCGTCGTTGCCCTGGACTCGCTGTTCAATGGCGGCCGAGTCTGGAAGGGCCGGCCTGTTGCACCGCCGGCCAGCGTGCACCCCACCGGGCTGGCGGCGCTGGACGCGGTGCTGCCCAGCGGCGGCTGGCCGGAGGCGGCCCTGAGCGAAATCCTGATGGCCAAGGAAGGGGTCGGCGAATTGCAACTGGTGCTGCCGACCCTGGCGCGTTTATCAACGGCAGGCGAGCGCATCGTGCTGGTCGCGCCGCCTTACACGCCGTACCCGCACGCCTGGCAGAACGCCGGGGTGGATTTGCGCCAGCTTTCGGTGATCCAGGCCGAGGAGCGCGATACCTTGTGGGCCGTCGAACAATGCCTGCGTTCCGGCAGTTGCGGCGCCGTGCTGTGCTGGCCGCGCAAGGCCGATGACCGCGCCTTGCGCCGTTTGCAGGTGGCGGCCGAAACCGGCCAGACCCTGGCGTTTGCCTGGCGCTCTTTACACGAGGCAATCAATGCCTCGCCCGCTGCCTTGCGCCTGGCCGTTGAGGCAAAACCGGCGCAAGTGCGGGTGCTCAAATGCCGGGGCGGGCTGGCCCATCCGGCGCCGATTGCGCTGGCCGGGCACTGA
- a CDS encoding D-arabinono-1,4-lactone oxidase has translation MAGNPVLAQLARAPRLIPWRNWSGAQTCLPLARLAPKDLDELVQVIRQAPGTVRPVGSAHSFSALVPTDGTLVSLSGFNGLLAHDRATLQATFAAGTPMSRMGPALKAVGQALPNMADIDYQTLAGAISTSTHGTGVRFTSYSGCVTGLQLVTAQGEVLDCDAQRHPEVFSAARVSLGALGVATRIRSQNRAPYRLLERQWIAKTEELLEDVDKHTRENQHWEMLVVTHSDYALSIALNETQAPETPPIDPAEAGGNAFVSIIEKLDKYASDFPDTRRTLLNSLRFFARFEDRVAESFQVYANVRTVRFNEMEYSVPAEHGPACLRDILKLITDKDLRTWFPIEYRYVKADDIPLSMFEGRDSCSISVHQHYAMDHHNFFAAVEPIFWKYAGRPHWGKLHTLNARTLQPLYPRWDEFTRVRRELDPGGKFLNAHLSSILGVA, from the coding sequence CTGGCCGGCAACCCGGTGCTGGCGCAATTGGCCCGCGCGCCACGCCTGATTCCGTGGCGCAACTGGTCGGGGGCGCAGACGTGCCTGCCGCTGGCGCGCCTGGCCCCCAAAGACCTGGATGAACTGGTGCAGGTGATCCGTCAGGCGCCCGGCACTGTTCGGCCGGTCGGCTCGGCACATTCATTCAGCGCGCTGGTGCCGACTGACGGCACGTTGGTCTCGCTGAGTGGCTTCAATGGGCTGCTGGCCCACGACCGCGCGACCCTGCAAGCGACCTTCGCCGCCGGCACGCCGATGTCACGCATGGGTCCGGCGCTCAAGGCGGTGGGGCAAGCGTTGCCGAACATGGCGGACATCGATTACCAGACCCTGGCCGGGGCGATTTCTACCTCCACCCATGGCACCGGCGTGCGCTTCACCTCGTATTCGGGCTGCGTCACCGGGTTGCAACTGGTGACGGCCCAGGGCGAGGTGCTGGATTGCGACGCCCAGCGTCACCCCGAGGTCTTCAGCGCGGCGCGGGTTTCTCTTGGGGCCTTGGGCGTGGCCACCCGGATTCGTTCGCAAAACCGCGCGCCGTATCGCCTGCTGGAGCGCCAGTGGATCGCCAAGACCGAAGAGCTGCTCGAAGACGTCGACAAGCACACGCGTGAAAACCAGCACTGGGAAATGCTCGTGGTCACCCATTCCGACTACGCGCTGTCCATCGCCCTCAACGAAACCCAAGCGCCTGAAACGCCGCCGATTGACCCGGCCGAGGCGGGCGGCAACGCGTTTGTGTCGATTATCGAAAAGCTCGACAAATACGCCAGTGATTTCCCCGACACCCGTCGTACCTTGCTCAACAGCCTGCGTTTTTTTGCGCGCTTTGAAGACCGCGTGGCCGAGTCGTTTCAGGTCTACGCCAACGTGCGCACTGTGCGTTTCAACGAGATGGAGTACTCGGTGCCTGCCGAACACGGTCCGGCCTGCCTGCGCGACATCCTCAAGCTGATCACCGACAAGGACCTGCGCACCTGGTTTCCTATCGAGTACCGCTACGTCAAGGCCGATGACATCCCCTTGAGCATGTTCGAAGGCCGCGACAGCTGTTCGATCTCGGTGCACCAGCATTACGCCATGGACCATCACAACTTCTTTGCCGCCGTGGAGCCGATTTTCTGGAAGTACGCCGGGCGCCCGCACTGGGGCAAATTGCACACCCTCAACGCGCGCACCTTGCAGCCGTTGTACCCGCGCTGGGACGAATTCACGCGGGTGCGCCGTGAGCTGGACCCTGGCGGCAAATTTCTCAATGCGCACCTGTCATCCATCCTGGGAGTGGCCTGA
- a CDS encoding ATP-binding protein, whose product MLFLSNTHGCEGWGGEMAQRIRAFDWSTTDLGPIHAWPKSLVSAVQMLLASPMPMVMLWGRPGYMIYNDSYSVFAGGRHPYLLGTPVELGWPEVAEFNRHVVDTCLAGGTLSFNNKELVLLRNGKPEDVWMDLYYSPVAGDDQQPAGVLAIVVETTAHVNSERLRQELTHNLEQRVAAEVQARSSAEAQLRQSQKLEAIGGLTGGVAHDFNNLLQVIAGNLHLLARHEPENAQVQRRVTAAIAAVERGAKLSSQLLAFARRQPLSPAVYNPQRIYAGLGELLQRALGETIHIDVQLPQDSWCINVDRNQLENALLNLAINARDAMQGEGVIRITGDNIILNPGDCVGKSVLPGEYVRLAVTDIGVGMSQAVLARVFEPFFTTKREGHGTGLGLSMVFGFVRQSGGHVEVWSEEGKGTVVQMYFPRSLGAEDPDSHPVEAVPHAGGQETILVVEDNVDVRVTVVELLEQSGYTVLTAEDGDRAMQALQGGVQPDLIFTDVVMPGRVKSTDLADWARAQVPPVAVLFTSGHTRDILSSNHLLSPDIHLLSKPYSPESLTQRVRSVLTVR is encoded by the coding sequence ATGCTTTTTTTATCCAACACCCATGGCTGCGAAGGCTGGGGCGGTGAAATGGCCCAGCGGATCCGCGCCTTTGACTGGTCGACCACTGACCTCGGCCCGATCCACGCCTGGCCGAAGAGTCTGGTCAGCGCCGTGCAGATGCTACTGGCATCCCCGATGCCGATGGTGATGCTGTGGGGGCGGCCGGGGTACATGATCTACAACGACAGCTACTCGGTATTTGCCGGCGGCCGGCATCCGTATCTGTTGGGCACGCCCGTGGAGCTGGGCTGGCCGGAAGTGGCCGAGTTCAACCGGCATGTGGTGGACACCTGTTTGGCGGGCGGCACGTTATCGTTCAACAACAAGGAACTGGTGCTGCTGCGCAATGGCAAGCCGGAAGATGTCTGGATGGATCTTTACTACAGCCCCGTCGCCGGCGACGACCAACAACCGGCGGGTGTGCTCGCGATTGTGGTGGAGACCACCGCCCACGTGAACTCCGAACGCTTGCGCCAGGAATTGACGCATAACCTGGAGCAACGCGTGGCGGCCGAAGTGCAGGCGCGCTCCTCGGCCGAAGCGCAATTGCGTCAGTCGCAAAAACTCGAAGCCATCGGCGGCCTGACCGGTGGCGTGGCCCACGACTTCAATAACCTGCTGCAAGTGATCGCCGGCAACCTGCACCTGCTGGCCCGGCACGAACCCGAGAATGCCCAGGTACAGCGCCGTGTCACGGCCGCCATCGCAGCGGTGGAGCGCGGCGCCAAACTGTCGTCGCAACTGCTGGCCTTTGCTCGACGCCAACCGTTGTCGCCGGCTGTTTACAACCCCCAGCGCATCTACGCAGGTTTGGGTGAATTACTGCAGCGGGCGTTGGGCGAAACCATCCATATCGATGTGCAATTGCCGCAGGATTCCTGGTGCATCAATGTCGACCGCAACCAGTTGGAAAACGCGTTGCTCAACCTGGCGATCAATGCCCGCGATGCCATGCAAGGCGAGGGCGTGATTCGCATCACCGGCGATAACATCATCCTCAACCCCGGCGACTGCGTGGGCAAGAGCGTCCTGCCTGGCGAATATGTGCGCCTGGCCGTCACGGATATTGGCGTGGGCATGTCGCAGGCGGTCCTGGCGCGGGTATTCGAACCGTTCTTTACCACCAAGCGTGAAGGCCATGGCACCGGCCTTGGCTTGAGCATGGTGTTTGGTTTCGTGCGGCAAAGCGGCGGCCATGTCGAGGTGTGGAGCGAGGAGGGCAAGGGCACGGTGGTGCAGATGTACTTTCCGCGCAGCCTCGGCGCCGAGGACCCGGACAGCCACCCCGTTGAGGCTGTGCCGCACGCGGGTGGCCAGGAAACCATTCTGGTGGTCGAGGATAACGTCGATGTACGGGTGACGGTGGTGGAACTGCTCGAGCAGTCGGGCTACACCGTGCTCACCGCCGAAGACGGCGACCGCGCGATGCAAGCGCTGCAGGGCGGCGTGCAGCCGGACCTGATTTTTACCGACGTGGTGATGCCCGGCCGGGTCAAAAGTACGGACCTGGCCGACTGGGCCCGCGCCCAGGTACCGCCGGTGGCGGTGCTGTTTACCTCCGGGCACACCCGCGACATTCTTTCCAGCAATCACCTGCTGAGCCCTGACATTCATCTGCTGAGCAAGCCCTACAGCCCCGAATCCCTGACACAACGGGTGCGCAGCGTGCTCACTGTCCGATAA
- the lexA gene encoding transcriptional repressor LexA, whose amino-acid sequence MYSMTTLTPRRTAILTFIRDRIAQQGQPPSLAEIAEAFGFASRSVARKHVVALTEAGYIEVNPNQARGIRLLNQPARPEWLDVPVLGRVAAGLPIGADAEVHNRLQLDPATFAKTPDYLLRVQGDSMIEDGILDGDLVGVRRSAEALNGQIVVARLDGEVTIKRFERHGEHVRLLPRNPAYQPIEVGPDQDLAIEGVFCGLVRQG is encoded by the coding sequence ATGTACTCCATGACGACCCTGACCCCCCGCCGCACTGCCATCCTGACCTTCATCCGCGACCGCATCGCGCAGCAAGGCCAGCCCCCCAGCCTCGCCGAGATCGCCGAGGCGTTCGGTTTTGCCTCCCGCAGCGTTGCGCGTAAGCACGTGGTGGCCCTCACGGAAGCCGGTTATATCGAGGTCAACCCTAACCAGGCCCGGGGCATCCGCCTGCTCAACCAGCCGGCACGCCCGGAATGGCTGGATGTGCCCGTGCTCGGCCGCGTCGCCGCCGGTTTGCCGATTGGCGCCGACGCCGAAGTGCACAACCGCCTGCAACTGGACCCCGCCACCTTTGCGAAAACCCCGGATTACCTGTTGCGGGTGCAGGGCGATTCGATGATCGAAGACGGCATTCTCGACGGCGACCTGGTCGGCGTACGCCGCAGCGCCGAAGCCTTGAACGGCCAGATTGTGGTGGCGCGCCTGGACGGCGAGGTCACCATCAAACGCTTCGAGCGCCATGGCGAGCACGTGCGCCTGCTGCCGCGTAACCCCGCGTATCAACCCATCGAGGTAGGCCCCGACCAGGACCTGGCCATCGAAGGGGTGTTCTGCGGCCTGGTGAGGCAAGGCTGA